The Heliangelus exortis chromosome Z, bHelExo1.hap1, whole genome shotgun sequence genomic sequence CATGTGTGTGAAAATAAGCATTCTTATTGACACAAAGAtcttttaaaactaatttgCTTTACTTTGTCCTTATTTTGTGGGGTTATTGTTTTCAAGACTTGCACAGAattcaaaggaaataaaggaatcTAAAGGAATAATTAATGGTAAAATTGTATGCAATCATGTAGCATCATACATGTAAAGGgctgcaaaattaatttagcaCACACAATTTCCTTCTGAGTGCCTGATTTTTCACTTTAGCATAATTGTTTTAACACttgattttaaatgaaatatttttttgtcaggaaaaaaaaaacctcaaaaaataGCAGTAGCCCAGTACCTTTAAGCAACTTTGCAAAGGCAAGTAGCCAGAGCAAGTAAGAATTTTGTTTCAGCAGCAATTTCAAGAAGGCAAAGCCTACATTTAGTATATTAGagttcttcagaaataaaattccatTACTGTGGTGTGATACAGgttcttggtttgttttcttttttagcgCATAGCTGTTTTAACAAACATAATTGAATTCTGTTGCAAGCTACAGACATTGATACTTATTAACATTTCTGGCTTATTAACTTTTTCATGTTTCCGCTAGATATTTGGATGAAAAGACAAGGATAACACACTGACGTGTCTTTTAATTTGTTATATTTCAGGACTGCATGTTACACAGGAGTCTTGTTGGTGATCTGAAAACATTCACAGATAAATATGGGTTTGATGTACTTGTCATTTTGGCCAACTGTTTGTTAGATGAGAAGCAAACAAAGCGACAGATAGCAGTATACTCGGAAAACTTAGAGCTAGGCAATCAGGTAAGTACTTGGAAGAAGACTCTAATAATGtctcttctgaaaaattaaaaaaaaaataaattaaaagtgtttttaaagtaCTGTATACCTAAGTGCTGAATAATTCAGTGGGGTCAAGAAGTAGCATGAGTTGAGTGGTGACTGAGTAGCTATTTGAAATGGCTGCACTACTTCTATGATGCAAAATGAAAGACTTTGATACTTATGACTGTTTCAGACCAgcccaaaagaaaaagtaaatcattacaagaaatgcagagacaagatttttcagttaagtttttggttttgtataaTTATTTACACAAATGAGTCTTTGGCAGTGAGTGACAAGCAAACACAAATGGTAATGACCATAACTAATCTGACTGATCTGTGTGTATATTATTGCTTAAGTATTTAAGCTCTCAAATGAAGCCAGTTATTAAGACGTTCATTTATCCAAATCTGATTTTAGGTACAGGTGGCTAAATTACTTGtatttggattttcttttactAATGAAAATAACTTAAATGTGAAGTGTCATGTAAATATTCTGACTAATTATATAGTGCATATTTTGCATTGATCTTGTAGTTCAATACAGTATCTATTTAGGGTTCATAATAAGGCTTTTACAGCAAAATGGCAAAGATCCAGgagttggactcgatgatctctcgaggtcccttctaacccctagcattctgtgaaatatattaatagaaaaaataggTATGGATGTGTTACACAGTCAAGTCATCAATATGTGCCTTTATGCCCATGATTGCAGTATCTTCTGAAACATCTATTTTTCAACAGATCTGCTGTGAACTAGAAGAATGTCAGAATCCTTGTTTGGAGCTGGATCCTCTAGAATGTGGATGTGACCAAATTCTCATTTATCATCAAGAAAATTCGTTGGTGACCTGTGATCAAATTTTTCTTCTAGTTAAGGAAGTTATAAATAGAAGACAACCAGAAATGGTATCCAACAGCAGAACTTCCTCTACTGAAGCTGTTGCTGGGAGCGCTCCACTTTCACAGGGATCTTCTGGTATTATGGAGTTATATGGTTCCGATGTAGAACCACAGTCCAATTCTGCTAATTTTATAGAAAATCCTCAAGATCTAAATGGATCCATCCAAGCCCATGTTGATGTTAATGTAGACCTTGTGAGTCCAGACAGTGGCTTGGCTACCATTAGAAGCAGCCGGTCTTCCAAGGAGAGTTCTGTTTTCCTTAGTGATGATAGCCCTGTTACAGAAGGTGCTGCTTCCCATCACAGTCTTCTGCCTGGTTTTGATTCCTGTAGCCCTATTCCTGAAGGAGCAATAGCTGAAGAACAAAACCCTCAGTCTAGAGACAATAGTGATAACTTTGATCTTTTCAATTTTGATCTAGCACCTGCAGTTACAGCTCCATCTGAGTCATCTTCTCATTCTGTGGATTGTTCCCCAGCAGATGACTATTTCCTTAATAGTGACTCATCAGAAGGACAGCATCTCACTGTACAGAAAGAACTTGATGAAGCAAACCTGCTGGAAAGTGATGCAGCAAATTATTCATCTGACTTACTTATGACAACAACCAACGGAGACAATGTAGCTGAATTTGATGAGAACCTAGGAGAAATGTGTGAGAAAACTTCAGGTTTGATTGATTTAGTGGCAGATGAGTCTTCTTCACCTGAAATGTTAAAATCTGCTGACTCAAGAATTCCACCAACTCCTATGAACAGTCTTGTAGAAACTTCACCATTAGATAATGGGCAGTCTTTATTTTTCCCACAagatgtcattaaaaaaattaatgaaatagaTGGCACAAGTTATTCTCAGTCTCGCGTGAGATGTGGAAGCTGGTGGGATGGCTTTGACCTAGAGTCCAGAAATGCTGATACATGGAGTTCGAGTGAGCAGGAATCTGTATTTCAAAGCCCTGTCTTATGGAAAGATTGTAAGGAAAGTCCCTTGCTACGAGAACATGTTGACAGAAGAGCCTCAGATTCTGTGTTTCTCCAAAAACAGCCAAAGCAAATGGAATTCATGAGAGCAGGCCTGTGGGATGTTAAGTTTAAACAAGACAATTGGAGCCATGAGAATCAAGAGAAAAACATTGAGCATTCACATTTGCAAGCTGCCTTGTTAGACGAGACAAAGCAAGAACCAGAGAGCTTTACTGACCCATGGAAGGTCACTCAGAAAACATCTGTGATGCCAGATGCGTGGGGTAGTGGAGAAGAGAAAGGTAGTCAGGTAGCTGGAGAATCTTACAAAGTCTGGGCGAAGTTTGATGCAGGAGATACTGCTGGATCGTCGGAAAATGTATGGAACGTGCCTGTACTGGATAGAGGACAAAACCCAATGGATATTCCTGGAGAATGGGCTATAACAAAAACTAATTTATTGGATTCCTCAGAAATCATTATGGACAATGACACTAAAAGTCCACCTATTCAAGTATCACCAGAAGCCTGGGATAAAGAAAGATATTATTCAGTACAAGAATatggaaaatctgaaaatataaattctattttcaacaatatgcaaaataaatccagcctggaaacagaagaaaaaagtgtatTTGGTGACCCTAAACATAGACCAAAACAATTTGAAACTATAGACACCTGGGATATGTATGATAAAAACACTAGGAAAGAAGCAACAGTAGTGGTGCCATGGGAGGACACCTTCTTGTATAAACACTCCAACCTTAGTTCATCAAATACAGGTGAAGATTTAGTTGTTTCTCCACCAGACACCAATTATTCAACATCCGATTCATATGTATCACCTACATATGTggaagatgaaagagaaaatgagaacaaaaattTTGGTGAAGAAGCAGTTGCTGATAAATTGGTAAGCCCGAATTTGGATGAACCAAAAGTACTGGAGAAACCAAATGAGGAACCTTTATCTACTAGCAACATGCCTTTTACAAGTGTTGGAAACACAAACATCTGGAACACTCCTCTAAATAATGTTACCCAGTTAAAAGAAAGATATTCTgaaattactgatttttctgCCACTGCTAAACCTTTCCTTAATTCAGAACAAGCAGCTAATAAAGGCTTTTCAACTGAGATACAGActagtgaaaatattttttctacatctgaaaacagaagagtaACACCAGTATACAATCAAACAGTGAATGACTTATCACCACCACAGAACAAATTAAATGCTAGACAAGCTGCAGCTAAAAATGTAGAAACAGTGAGCAGTGTTACTGCAGAAGACACAGACATATGTATGCCAACTTCAGACACTGGGAATGGTGTGGATATGAAAATATGTGACTTAGGGAGTGAGATGCCTGATAGGAGTGCTTTACAAAACACTGCTAATGTTGGTGAAAAGCTGAACAATCAGGAGGATTCAGTACAGCATCTGAATTCATGGACTCTACAGAGTGATCAGAGTTGTGAAGAAGGCTGGCACGATGCCATTGCCATCtctcaggaaggaaaagaggaatatAAGAGAACAGATGAGACAAGTGGACAGCAAATGATTAGTGACATTTGTAATAAACCAGTTCAAGAGGACAGTGAATCTTCATGTAATGCagattcagaagaaaatagATCAGCGGCTCAAGttcccagctctccagaaaAAATCAGGAATAGTGCTAGTTTGGAAGCACTGATTACAACGAGTGAGTCATTTTCCAATGGAAGTAATCCAGTTTgtcaggaggagagggaaggctTGTCACAGAATAACGTGGAATCTTCTTCAAGTGCTTCTGAGGAAGGCAGAAATTACAAAACTGTTAAAAACTCCAGGCcaaaaaattacaattataGTGAAAcatcagagctgctttctgaggaagctgcagaggAGACTACAGTGACAAAGGATGCAACAAGTCCTGAGATGGAAAGTATCTCTGAAAGTTCTTATAAGGATAATGGTGATCCTGAAGATAATTATTCTGAACTGTTGAGAAGCTCAGGCACCTGGAATGACTCTGGAAAGAGTGTTGGTTTCCTAGCCACATCAATTCCTTTGATGAATGACCCACAGGAAGTGCTGGGAGAAGTGAAAGAGGACGTACATGAAATGTTGCCTAAGTATCCAGGCATTTGTAATTctgaatcttttaaaaatagctcaGAACTGAACAGAACTCATGAAAAGTCTTTCCCAGATGAGTTTATGAAGAGTCCTTCTGAATATGTCAGTGTTCCTGACATGACAGATATGTCTGTGGTGGGAAATTCGTTTTCACATGAAATAGGTtctgggaaaaatgaaaattttgaaaatttagaACTTGCTAAtaacatttctgaagaaatatgTGTAGTGCCTCATGACAGTTTTCCCCAAACTACTTGGAATTTACAGCCATATGAAGATTTGCACTCTCCTGGAACAAGTCCTGAAGCAAGTGAAGTCCTTGAAATGGCAAACACCACAAGTAGCATTTCAAAGAGTATACAGATCAAAAGTTATTTGGAAGGAGATAATGTGTGGAGTGATTCAATAAATGATTATGTACACTCAAGTGGAACAAGTCCTGATTTAAGTGATGCATCTGTGAATGTGTGGGGAGACCTCCCAGTTGCCAGTCATCACAAAAGATCTATGGGTGTGTgggatattaaaaataataaaaatcttgaAGATGCTTGTAAAAGGAATGAATTGGGCAATGAATCTGAAGGAGTTGAAACAAGTGCTGAACAGAACAAAGTTCCTAGAAGCTTAGATTTTTGGAATGCCCATgtagatgatgatgatgatactGTATCTTCTTTATCAAGTCCTGACATAAATGAAGATTCAGAGAATTCAGAGGCATGCCCAGAAGTGATTAATGAAGATTCCACatatgaaaacaaacagcacaaGGCATCTGAAACTGGAGGGGATTTTCCTCAATCCAGTGCAACAAGTCATGAAGCAAAAGGAGAtaatttaaacacagaaacTAAGGGGAGAGAGGAGTTCCAGATTGTCATCCCTAATGAAAATTCTGAAACAAGTAAATCAAGGAAAGTATTGCAGGAAGACTTGACTATAATGAAGTATAATGAGACTTCTGAATATTTAGGTAGCTtggaaacacttcagaaaaaagcTCAGGTGagaattttcagtgaaaaaccAGGTAGCAGAGAAGACTCATGTTTTTATCAAATGAAAGAAGATGCTACACCAACTTTTGCTGTTGGTGATGAAGAAGAGTGTTCTTCAAAATCTGTAGATTTGTGGAGTATGTCATTGGAAGCTGATTTAAGAACTGGTCAAAAATCCACAGTGGCAACACTGGGTTTTCCAGATGACAATTCAGACTGGCAGAATTCACAACCTGATGAGGAAAAGCAATCGGAAGTTCAGTATTCTGTTTCAAGTCACTCTGAAACAAACCAGTTAACAAATGGTAAGGAGGACTCCTGGGAATCACCTTCACAAGATAAAGAACTACAAGAAACACTTTTCACCAGTGCAAGTGATGATGGAAATCAGCCTGCAGGTGGAGAACATGAAAGGCTAGTACATCCTATGAATATTCCTGATAGTCAAATAATTCAAGATGTGGTAGACTTCAAACACCTTGATTCTTTCATACTGGATAAAGATGAAAGGGACTTGAAAGAGCAATTGTTTCCTGCAAATGATGAAAATCATCCAACTCCTCAGAATCCTTTTTCAGATGAGGAACAAGGTATGCCAAATACATCAGCTCAAGAAATCACTGTATTGGATCCACCAAAAGATAATGAGGGAAATGCAAATCTCATCCCTCAAGAACAACAGCAGGACACCTATGAAAGTTTAGAAGTGCAAAACTCCCTGACAGGGGCTTTCAGTGCAGGAAACTTGCTCCCTGAAATGGCAGAGAAGTCAAGCCCAGGGTGGAGTGTGTTAGCTCCCCAAACTGCACTTATCCCAGATATCTTACAGGATAAGGCACGAGAAAATAATCACCTGTTTTCAGTGGAACCTGACCTGTGGACTAATGCTGAGCAGATAGTCACTTTAAAATCAGATGGTGAAAATCCTGATCTGTTAAGTCACTGTGACCAAGACAATAATTCAGAGGCATCAAGCAGTCCTGATGTGTGCCAGGAATATGAAGCTAAACATGCCTTGATTCCTTCTTCTCAGATTGGGGTGGAGCCTGAAGGCAGTCAGCTGATTCAGACATGTTCAAATATGAGTAAAGAGGTAGATTTTGATCCAAAATGTCAGTCAGTAATGCAGAAGATGGAGATACAGTCTGAAAGCAGTAGTCCCCAGGATTATGGACAAGAAAAGACCGATGAATTGTATCAGTTAATCTCTTCTAATAATCAGGAGCCCCCTGAATTTCAGGTTTTGGAAGAACATGGTCTAGAAAATAAACTTGTTTCTGACGTAGTTGAGGCAGATGAAATTACCAATGAAGTTTTAGAAGTGATGTCTTTAGAACTGAAAGATACCTTCCAGGAAATTCCTGCAAGCCATCAAGGAACACCAACTGATACAGCTCAAATGCATTTGGTTCCCACAGATGTCACTCTACCTGACATGTCAAAACAAAGCTTAAAAGAAAGTAGTGCTTTGgctgaagctgaaaaatattctgatatTGACCATAAAGCAGTAACTGGTGATCAGCTAGACATGTCTGAAGAGTGTGTGGATGAATCTGAGACAGGGGTAGAACATAATGTCAGGAATGTATCAGTGACTAATGTCCCAGGGAGCCCATGTAGTGGAATGAACATACTGGGAATAGTAGGCAGTGAAGCAGCAGAAGGCGAATCAAAGGATGAACCCACATTCTTTCCTGAATCCTTTCTTCCTAGTGGTAATGAAGGCCATGAATGTGATTCAACTTATCAGATGGTTGATAACACAGCAAAAGAATCTGAAGATGTAATTGGAAATGCTGTTCCTGTGCTTAAGGAAAAACCCAGTGACCAATCACCAGTGCTGTGTGTCCCACCCTCCTATGTATCTTTTGATGCTGAGCTGTCTGGCAGCAGCGAGTGTGCACAGGATGAACACTTGTCACAGCAGCCATTCTGTGACGCTGTTTCTCTGGGAAAACCATTACCACTCTCAGCTCCTTCGGAAGTTGCAGAAGACATCTTCATGACCAAAGACTGCAGCAGTAAAGATCAGGTGCCTGAGACCTCCACAGCGTGCCTTCAAGAAAATCACACATCAGTACCTTCACTTTCCAAGGCTGAAGTAACTGTGAGAGCTTCCAAAATTCCGACGGGAAAATCTGAAGCAGAAACAACTGATCTCGACTCACCACCAGGTGGAGATAAAAGATCACCTGATGGTAAGAAAACCTACCTTCCAGAGCAAGTTCATAgaacaaagaaagaaggaaatgtcTGTAGCATTACTGATAATGTTGAGGGTTTCAGTCAAATATGAAGTTTGTGTGTTTTCCTGATGTACAGAACTCTGTACTTTGGGAAGGCCTCTAGCATCACCTCTCTAGACAgatttaaagcttttaaatattgaaatagaaacattatttctctgttttgtacAGGGCCTAGCATGTGGACACTGAGTGATTTGTTCCTTGGGAATGATTGCACTGTTAATGTATAATCCTTAACAGTAATGATGATGTTATAAAACTCCAGTACACATTAACAGAATAAAGCAAACTGAGCAGAGGGTTATGTCTCTGTgctaatttaaagaaataatggagactgaaatagtaattaaaaaactaaaaggagtttctttttgcctgtttttttagACACTGGCACTGACTCCGTGCTTGGTAGGCAGAATAAGCTGAGAATTTCCTCTGACTGCTCTGAACTGAGAAGTACAGAGGATAAGAAGGATGTGAGGATGCAAGTGCACCAAGATCCAGCTTCACTGGATATGGATTACATCCTTGTTACTGAGGAAGAAAAGTTACCTTCAACAAAAGATACTGTGGAAGAAACAGAATCTCCTGGAGGCTTTTCACAGGGCTCCTTGGATACCTTTCAGCCAATCTCCATTACAAATGAAAGGGAAGATTACTCTGTTTCTGGGACTGAATGGGACTCTGTTCACTTAGAAGAGAAAAGTTCTTCTCTTGTGCCCCAAAAACTGGATGATGAAAGACAagcacaggaaagctgtggGCCAGATGAGGGCTGGATTATATTGGGCCAAAATGAAGCCAGTGACGAATCACCTGAAGAAACTTCTGCCAAGTCTGAGGTGCCAAAATCAGGTTCAAGAAATTCTGGAGAAGAACCTGCGACTGTTGAAGCACAGGCATTGATTCTTGACACTCAGATAGAATTTCAGGTAGAAACTCCCCTTCAGAAACCTTTTGAACATGAGGACTCTTCTTCAGAAAGTGCAACTGCTGAGGACAAGAATTTGGGCACTGCAGAAACCAATGTGTTGAAAACAGTTGGTGGTGATCATTCATGGGAAGCAAATTCTCAGCAGAGACTAAGAAATAAcatagaaacagaaaaggaaatcaaGGAGGAAATGGTGCTTCTCAACACTGAAAGAGAACTGAGTCAAAAATCAGGGTAAGGAAAAACTGACTTGTTTCCTCCGGAGAGCTTTCTGCTCAATTGTTCTCAATGTTATTGAAGTGTATGACATTATGAATAGATGACAGGACTTCCAAGTTTGAAGTACtaattgtaatttatttacATGATTTAAGGATagttttctccctttctaaAAAGTCTTGGGTTTTGGTTACTCGATATGAGCCAAGTTAGGATTGTTCTGCAATGTAGGAAACTTGTAAGGCTGTCTTCTTGCAGGAGTAAGTCCCTCTTCCTCCTACGAACTCCCATAAACTTCATAACCTATCTTTAAAGCTGAAACAGATGTGGCCaggaaacacatgcaaagcCAGGTACTGATGATGTTGCCAGTGAGACACACTGCCCATAGTGAGATTATGGAGGGATCAAGGTGAAGTGCTGTCTCTACTTACTGCAGAACTGCtggggggaagagaagaggaagtgGAGACCCAGAGTCAGAAAAAGGTGCTGCTTATAGAAGATAGAAAATTATGATGAAAAATTATGGTCTTGGTGGTTATTTCCAAGTTGTAGTCAGGTCAGAGCAGCATTTCTCATCTGTCTCTCTGTACTGGACATTGAGGGGGTTTATATGCAGCTGCCTTTGGGTGGAGGTGCAGCTTGCTGGCTGCATTAGTACTGCCTGCTGTCTCTCTACTGTTTCACCAGATGGAGAGAGAGATGACCCTTTTCTGGACTTCATTTACTGTAGCATTTTGGATAGGGTGCTTATTCTTGTTGACTGCTCTTTGATAACCCAGAGGTTGTAACTGCTGCAGAGGACTTTTAGGGGAGCCCCACAGATGCAAATGTAGCAGTGTGACCTTGTTTCTCCTGGGTATATGCCACTGACATGCTGCAGGTTTACAAAAAGGAACCTGGAATTGTGTTTATGCAGTTAAATTCTTGCAAGGAGTAAAAGAAACTTCCCAGCACAAATAAAACTAGGGGGTGAAACTGCTTTGTACTTTTTACACCTTTCAAACAGTGCTTATCCAAAAGAATATATGTGGTGTGAAATGTGCAAACATACTGTCTGTGTGAACTGTACTTTTTTCAAGAGTTTTCCCAAGCACGAGTCAGTTCAGTCCAGAACACATGCGACATTCACAGCCTCtattatgattttttaattggCTTCTAGTTTactttaaactgtatttttttaaaaattgtcacTAACAATTTTGCAGTTTTAGTagtatgctttttttccctttggaggTAGCATGCATGAGCATGATGGTATAACCCTGATAACAGCATGTACAAATCACCTGTGACAGGAGAGCACAGCCTTTTGCTGCCCTTCCTCCCCACTTCAAACAGACCACGTTTTATTAAGTTTTCAAGAATGAATGGTTCAATAGCTGTGACTTAGCTTCCTCGTGATGTTAAAATATCTCCCCTCTAAACATTGTCACACATTTTTCAAAGCATGTGTTGTTACCACGGGATCAGACACTGTAATAGCTGAGctgtttttaatatatatttgtttgtttcatccTAAACTCAAGCCCCAGCCTCAGAAACTCTGGAATATAATTATGTTACTTGCAGGCTTAAACTTAAGCATTGTATAGAACTTAGGTTTTCTTGACAGATAAGATTTTCAGTAGTATGTGCAGTACATAATTTGCCCTCCCACATTGCCCCTGGCTGAAATTGCTTTGATCTAACGAGGCAGACAGCACTCAGAAGAATATGAGATGAGAGAAGCTCTGTTTTGGTAGGGCAGTGGCAGCTTTTGTTGATGCAGGTTAGCATTTACTACCCTCAAGAAAGTCAAGTTTCAGGAAGGGTTAGCAGAATATGTGAACTCCTCAGTTCTGTACTTGTCTAAAGTAAACCACATGCTGAGTACTTGACCTTGAAATTACCAAAAGTAGAGCCAGTTCACATATATTTGTTCCTTGAGTACTACAAATTCCTAACCACcattccagaaagaaaagtagAAGTTTTGGAActtcctgaaaaagagaaatttggaAGAAGTAAAACAACCAAAATCCCCGAGCAGCTGTTTCGAATCCACATTATTGTGTAGAAGGGTGGCTTAGGATTTGCAGATCTAGGAAAACTAAATGTCTTTGACTTTGAGGTGGTTTGCTCTTTAGAACTAGCCCACACCCTGGAAGCCATCTTGCTCCAAAGTCTTTGCAGGGTTTCACTGGGAGTTCTTCAAACCCAACTAATATCATTGAAGAAACCGGGGTTTTTTTCgcaaaaaagtaatttctagTGAAAATTCTAGGTCCAAAATTACCTGGCACCTCTGCTCACAATAAATGGTGAATTGggcatgaaaaagaaagggtTGTTTGAAGGTGCTGGCTAGTTGCAGGCTTGCAAATCTGATATGAAAAAAGCAGCTGTCAACTCCTCTGTCTCccataaagcattttaaattaaaaccagccAGATGCTGACCCTGCTTAAGTCCGACCGATTAATTACATGAAGGCAGAATCCTGGGATTTGATGTTCCATGCATACATGCCCACAATGTTCTAGGAGAGTAAAAGAGAAGGAGTATAGGTGTCtgatttgaaatattttgtttataaatCAGCACAATGGACTTGATAACTTTGAAGCAGTAAGAGTCTAAATTGGACCATCTTAATACTAGAGTGTTTATAGTGAAAACTTAAATGCATAATGGAATATGGTATATCCTGCATGGTATGGTAGTTCTTAGTAGACAGTAACCTTATTTATATTCATagctataaatatatatatatacatatatatatatagtcaCTATATGCTTCCACAATAGTTTCCATGCTAAGATTTTTTCTTAACTGACTCAGAAGTTTTTTATTAGCAGTCTCAGTCTCTCTGTCCTCAACATCAGTGATACTGATACCCAGAGAAGTAAAGAAACATAAGGAAGCATCTTCATTGGCATATTTTTATGAAAGCATAGAAATAGTAAAATCTactttgtttttatgttttgatGTTGACTTTTAGGTTGACAAAGTTTGAAATCTAATGGAAGTTCTTTCCAACATTAATGTTATCAAAATGTTACCCTTGTGTAAGGATTTCAAATCTAGTAGAGATTGCTTTTGTGGTGCTGTTTGGCCAGTAGTTTGCCCTGTGCTTGGCAGCTGGTGTTCAATAAACCAGTGATAAACTTATGTCATTGGCCAGTTAGATGTGGACTTAAGGCTTTTTGGGGCACAGCAGAGACACATGCAGATGCCCCTATGCGTGTGCACAGTATGGAAGTCTTGATGTCTttgaaaccaaagaaaacatacacaaaaataCAGTAGAAAGGACAAAATGCATacttaaataattatttctagaTTAGATGTCAGTTTCATTAAGCCTCTTAAATAAACAGCTGAATAAACAGCAACTGATGTGGCAGAAATGTGTAATTAGAAATGCTTTCTAATTCATTTCACTGACAGGTTTAAAAATTCACGTTCCTTCTTAGAACATGCTTCAGTGTGCAGCTTTTAAACCTGAAATTAAA encodes the following:
- the PRUNE2 gene encoding protein prune homolog 2 isoform X2, yielding MEEFLQRARSKLNRSKCLEKVHVVLGNKSCDLDSLISTLAYAYFLDKVSPPDVLCLPVLNIPRGDFSYFTETRFILEELNIPESFHIFRDEINLHQLNAEGKLSLTLVNSNMLTSEDKSLESAVVKVINPDEQCDGSLELQASSSSLVLKEILQEAPELITQQLAYLLRGSILFKCMSLEAGKITDHQEKVLSILEEKFPDLPPREEIISVLQETQFKPQGVSIEEVMLKDLKEISDGEIKVAISTVYMTLEDCMLHRSLVGDLKTFTDKYGFDVLVILANCLLDEKQTKRQIAVYSENLELGNQICCELEECQNPCLELDPLECGCDQILIYHQENSLVTCDQIFLLVKEVINRRQPEMVSNSRTSSTEAVAGSAPLSQGSSGIMELYGSDVEPQSNSANFIENPQDLNGSIQAHVDVNVDLVSPDSGLATIRSSRSSKESSVFLSDDSPVTEGAASHHSLLPGFDSCSPIPEGAIAEEQNPQSRDNSDNFDLFNFDLAPAVTAPSESSSHSVDCSPADDYFLNSDSSEGQHLTVQKELDEANLLESDAANYSSDLLMTTTNGDNVAEFDENLGEMCEKTSGLIDLVADESSSPEMLKSADSRIPPTPMNSLVETSPLDNGQSLFFPQDVIKKINEIDGTSYSQSRVRCGSWWDGFDLESRNADTWSSSEQESVFQSPVLWKDCKESPLLREHVDRRASDSVFLQKQPKQMEFMRAGLWDVKFKQDNWSHENQEKNIEHSHLQAALLDETKQEPESFTDPWKVTQKTSVMPDAWGSGEEKGSQVAGESYKVWAKFDAGDTAGSSENVWNVPVLDRGQNPMDIPGEWAITKTNLLDSSEIIMDNDTKSPPIQVSPEAWDKERYYSVQEYGKSENINSIFNNMQNKSSLETEEKSVFGDPKHRPKQFETIDTWDMYDKNTRKEATVVVPWEDTFLYKHSNLSSSNTGEDLVVSPPDTNYSTSDSYVSPTYVEDERENENKNFGEEAVADKLVSPNLDEPKVLEKPNEEPLSTSNMPFTSVGNTNIWNTPLNNVTQLKERYSEITDFSATAKPFLNSEQAANKGFSTEIQTSENIFSTSENRRVTPVYNQTVNDLSPPQNKLNARQAAAKNVETVSSVTAEDTDICMPTSDTGNGVDMKICDLGSEMPDRSALQNTANVGEKLNNQEDSVQHLNSWTLQSDQSCEEGWHDAIAISQEGKEEYKRTDETSGQQMISDICNKPVQEDSESSCNADSEENRSAAQVPSSPEKIRNSASLEALITTSESFSNGSNPVCQEEREGLSQNNVESSSSASEEGRNYKTVKNSRPKNYNYSETSELLSEEAAEETTVTKDATSPEMESISESSYKDNGDPEDNYSELLRSSGTWNDSGKSVGFLATSIPLMNDPQEVLGEVKEDVHEMLPKYPGICNSESFKNSSELNRTHEKSFPDEFMKSPSEYVSVPDMTDMSVVGNSFSHEIGSGKNENFENLELANNISEEICVVPHDSFPQTTWNLQPYEDLHSPGTSPEASEVLEMANTTSSISKSIQIKSYLEGDNVWSDSINDYVHSSGTSPDLSDASVNVWGDLPVASHHKRSMGVWDIKNNKNLEDACKRNELGNESEGVETSAEQNKVPRSLDFWNAHVDDDDDTVSSLSSPDINEDSENSEACPEVINEDSTYENKQHKASETGGDFPQSSATSHEAKGDNLNTETKGREEFQIVIPNENSETSKSRKVLQEDLTIMKYNETSEYLGSLETLQKKAQVRIFSEKPGSREDSCFYQMKEDATPTFAVGDEEECSSKSVDLWSMSLEADLRTGQKSTVATLGFPDDNSDWQNSQPDEEKQSEVQYSVSSHSETNQLTNGKEDSWESPSQDKELQETLFTSASDDGNQPAGGEHERLVHPMNIPDSQIIQDVVDFKHLDSFILDKDERDLKEQLFPANDENHPTPQNPFSDEEQGMPNTSAQEITVLDPPKDNEGNANLIPQEQQQDTYESLEVQNSLTGAFSAGNLLPEMAEKSSPGWSVLAPQTALIPDILQDKARENNHLFSVEPDLWTNAEQIVTLKSDGENPDLLSHCDQDNNSEASSSPDVCQEYEAKHALIPSSQIGVEPEGSQLIQTCSNMSKEVDFDPKCQSVMQKMEIQSESSSPQDYGQEKTDELYQLISSNNQEPPEFQVLEEHGLENKLVSDVVEADEITNEVLEVMSLELKDTFQEIPASHQGTPTDTAQMHLVPTDVTLPDMSKQSLKESSALAEAEKYSDIDHKAVTGDQLDMSEECVDESETGVEHNVRNVSVTNVPGSPCSGMNILGIVGSEAAEGESKDEPTFFPESFLPSGNEGHECDSTYQMVDNTAKESEDVIGNAVPVLKEKPSDQSPVLCVPPSYVSFDAELSGSSECAQDEHLSQQPFCDAVSLGKPLPLSAPSEVAEDIFMTKDCSSKDQVPETSTACLQENHTSVPSLSKAEVTVRASKIPTGKSEAETTDLDSPPGGDKRSPDDTGTDSVLGRQNKLRISSDCSELRSTEDKKDVRMQVHQDPASLDMDYILVTEEEKLPSTKDTVEETESPGGFSQGSLDTFQPISITNEREDYSVSGTEWDSVHLEEKSSSLVPQKLDDERQAQESCGPDEGWIILGQNEASDESPEETSAKSEVPKSGSRNSGEEPATVEAQALILDTQIEFQVETPLQKPFEHEDSSSESATAEDKNLGTAETNVLKTVGGDHSWEANSQQRLRNNIETEKEIKEEMVLLNTERELSQKSGLVQEDVGMDIPFAEGVLSPSSTEMRPEPPNSLDLNGSNPRRIKLTAPNINLSLDQSEGSVLSDDNLDSPDEIDINVDDLDTPDEADSFEYTGQEEQTAPKDASQEESESIPEYTAEEEREDNRLWRTVVIGEQEQRIDMKVIEPYKKVISHGGYYGDGLNAIIVFAACFLPDSSRADYNYVMENLFLYVISTLELMVAEDYMIVYLNGATPRRRMPGLGWMKKCYQMIDRRLRKNLKSFIIVHPSWFIRTILAVTRPFISSKFSSKIQYVNTLAELREMIPMEYVQIPDSIVKYDEEKCIKRRMSIDMTLK